One window from the genome of Paramisgurnus dabryanus chromosome 20, PD_genome_1.1, whole genome shotgun sequence encodes:
- the LOC135732481 gene encoding glutathione S-transferase 3-like: MSGKIVLYYFDGRGKMESIRWLLAAAGAEFEEVFLTKREQYEKLINDGALMFQQVPLVEIDGMQLVQTKAILNYIAGKYNLYGKDLKERAMIDMYVEGIGDIMDMFLPLFFIAPDAKQKQLDNIESKSKGRLLPVFEKALANSQFLVGNQLSRADVLLLEITLMLQEFFPTILSTFPKIQEFQGRIKALPNISKFLQPGSARKPVPDEAYVKTVMEVLSHLFK; this comes from the exons ATGTCTGGAAAGATTGTGCTGTATTACTTCGATGGAAGAGGGAAAATGGAGTCAATCCGCTGGCTTTTGGCTGCAGCTGGAGCTGAG TTTGAGGAGGTATTTCTCACCAAAAGGGAGCAGTATGAAAAGCTGATCAATG ACGGAGCCCTGATGTTTCAGCAGGTGCCTTTGGTTGAAATTGATGGAATGCAGCTTGTGCAGACAAAGGCGATCCTAAACTACATTGCTGGAAAATACAACCTCTATGGAAAGGACCTCAAAGAGCGGGCAAT GATTGACATGTACGTTGAAGGAATTGGTGACATTATGGATATGTTTCTACCGCTGTTTTTCATAGCACCTGATGCCAAGCAGAAACAACTGGATAACATAGAGAGCAAGTCAAAAGGCCGCTTGCTTCCAGTCTTTGAAAAG GCTCTTGCAAACAGTCAGTTCCTTGTTGGAAACCAGTTAAGCCGCGCCGATGTTCTTCTCCTTGAGATCACTCTGATGTTGCAGGAATTTTTCCCTACAATACTTTCGACCTTTCCCAAAATTCAG GAATTCCAGGGCAGAATAAAGGCCTTACCAAATATAAGCAAATTCCTACAGCCTGGCAGTGCAAGAAAGCCCGTACCTGATGAGGCTTATGTGAAAACCGTCATGGAGGTGTTGAGTCACCTCTTCAAATAG
- the tmem14a gene encoding transmembrane protein 14A gives MAVDWLGFAYAAAIALGGFVGYKRKGSVMSLIAGLFFGIWSAYGAYKITYDSYDYWTSLTASGALAVVMGMRFRKSGKLMPAGIMTALSLLMVFRLLIL, from the exons ATGGCAGTGGACTGGCTGGGATTTGCATACGCCGCAGCGATCGCGCTGGGAGGCTTTGTGGGATATAAAAGAAAAG gaaGTGTGATGTCATTAATTGCTGGACTGTTCTTTGGAATCTGGTCTGCGTATGGTGCATATAAAATTACTTATGACAGTTATGATTACTGGACTTCTTTAA CTGCTTCTGGTGCACTGGCTGTTGTGATGGGAATGAGATTCAGAAAATCTGGAAAATTAATGCCTGCAGGCATTATGACAGCGTTAAG TCTTCTGATGGTTTTCCGTCTTTTGATCCTCTAA